Proteins found in one Nostoc sp. NIES-3756 genomic segment:
- a CDS encoding aliphatic sulfonate ABC transporter substrate-binding protein — protein MLNRLINQLLYIFKIRSQRLKSFGLLFVFSVGLSIAIASCTPSNSADAPAQKPQVSKLTVLKMGHQKGMALLNIIKAQGSLEKRLQPQGISVTWNEFSSTAPLLEGMGVGAIVFGGGGGTGSVFAQAGDKPFVRVAASTSSTRSSAILVLDNSPIKTLADLKGKKVAFAKGASSQYMIVRALEKVGLKYSDITPVFLTPAEALPAFERGDFDAWVIWDPYTAEAERKLPTRLLADNTTVFGDKAATESPAFYYAAPDFVRDYPDIVKIVLQEIEKAGVWSKNNYKDSAQLLSKLYKADIKTMEIVEERGGERKVLPVTGEVLAGLQRMADAFYELKVIPKKIDVSDPKYNWVYEKQS, from the coding sequence ATGTTGAATCGTTTGATAAATCAATTGTTATATATCTTTAAAATTAGAAGTCAAAGGCTAAAAAGCTTTGGCTTATTATTTGTATTTAGTGTTGGTTTGAGTATAGCGATCGCATCTTGCACTCCCAGTAACTCAGCCGATGCGCCAGCACAAAAACCCCAGGTTTCCAAGCTAACAGTGCTGAAAATGGGACATCAAAAGGGGATGGCGTTACTAAATATTATCAAAGCGCAGGGAAGCTTAGAAAAACGTTTACAACCTCAAGGTATTTCCGTAACTTGGAATGAATTTTCCTCCACTGCACCCTTACTTGAGGGGATGGGTGTAGGTGCGATCGTTTTTGGTGGTGGTGGCGGTACTGGTAGCGTCTTTGCCCAAGCTGGAGATAAACCCTTTGTTAGAGTAGCGGCGAGTACAAGTAGCACCAGAAGTTCAGCTATTCTCGTTTTAGATAACTCACCAATCAAAACACTTGCTGACTTAAAAGGGAAAAAAGTTGCTTTTGCTAAAGGTGCGAGTTCCCAATACATGATTGTGCGTGCTTTAGAAAAAGTTGGCTTGAAATACAGTGACATTACACCCGTATTTCTCACACCAGCAGAAGCCTTACCCGCCTTTGAACGGGGAGATTTTGATGCGTGGGTAATTTGGGATCCTTACACAGCCGAAGCAGAACGTAAACTTCCCACTCGTCTATTAGCAGATAACACCACTGTATTTGGTGATAAAGCAGCAACGGAAAGTCCTGCATTTTATTATGCTGCTCCCGATTTTGTCCGAGACTATCCAGATATTGTCAAGATTGTCTTGCAGGAGATAGAAAAGGCTGGAGTTTGGTCGAAAAACAATTATAAAGATTCAGCGCAACTGCTCTCCAAACTCTACAAAGCTGATATCAAGACAATGGAAATCGTCGAAGAACGTGGTGGAGAACGTAAGGTATTACCAGTAACTGGGGAGGTTTTGGCAGGTTTACAACGCATGGCTGATGCCTTTTATGAACTCAAAGTTATTCCCAAAAAAATTGATGTCAGTGACCCGAAATATAACTGGGTTTATGAAAAACAATCGTAA
- a CDS encoding MetQ/NlpA family ABC transporter substrate-binding protein, with protein sequence MNINRRFFLIAVTSFAASTIFSSCSSPQNNSATNTTTNPSATPAANTTTTGAREKIKVGVTPVPAGEILEFVKKNLAPEAGLDIEIVTFNDFVQNNTALKDGVIDANYFQHIPFMQDYGKKHNFEMYAFTPQIHLNPVGLFSKKYKSLQDVPNKALVTIPDDPSNAHRALKVLEEAGVIKLKPNVRPASPKDIIDNPKNIQIKEIPGAQAIPSLPDVDLAGVTGNWIVQAGLKTDKDALALETGKDPIYAVTITTLKGKETDPRIQKLYKLLRDDRVKQFIKDKYQGAVIPIP encoded by the coding sequence ATGAATATTAACCGTCGATTCTTCTTAATAGCAGTTACCTCATTTGCTGCTTCTACAATCTTCTCTAGCTGTAGTTCACCTCAAAATAACTCAGCTACGAATACAACCACAAATCCATCAGCAACCCCAGCAGCTAACACAACCACAACGGGAGCCAGAGAAAAAATTAAAGTTGGTGTGACACCAGTACCAGCCGGAGAGATTTTAGAGTTTGTCAAAAAGAATCTAGCACCTGAAGCTGGACTAGATATCGAAATAGTTACCTTCAATGACTTTGTGCAGAATAACACTGCCTTAAAAGATGGAGTAATTGATGCCAATTATTTCCAACATATTCCTTTTATGCAGGACTATGGGAAAAAACATAACTTTGAGATGTATGCCTTTACTCCACAAATTCATTTGAATCCAGTAGGACTGTTTTCTAAAAAATATAAATCTCTCCAAGATGTCCCTAATAAAGCACTTGTAACAATTCCCGATGACCCAAGTAACGCCCATCGTGCTTTAAAAGTATTGGAAGAAGCAGGAGTAATTAAACTTAAACCAAATGTTCGTCCTGCAAGTCCAAAAGATATTATCGATAATCCCAAAAACATCCAAATTAAAGAGATACCAGGAGCGCAAGCAATCCCCTCTCTTCCAGATGTTGACTTAGCTGGAGTTACAGGTAACTGGATTGTACAAGCTGGATTAAAAACTGATAAGGATGCCTTGGCATTAGAGACAGGTAAAGACCCAATTTATGCTGTTACCATTACCACATTAAAAGGTAAAGAAACCGACCCCAGGATTCAAAAATTGTATAAGTTGTTGCGTGACGATAGGGTTAAGCAATTCATTAAAGATAAATATCAAGGTGCAGTTATTCCTATTCCTTAA
- a CDS encoding methionine ABC transporter ATP-binding protein codes for MITFTDVRKVYNQGTQKVVALDGVSLHVKPGEIFGVLGQSGAGKSTLIRCVNQLEKPTSGSILVDGQEMTKLTGEQLRRARQHIGMIFQHFNLLSCRTVAENIAFPLEVMGYSRLKRRAKVEELISLVGLQGKADAYPAQLSGGQKQRVGIARALAGEPKVLLSDEATSALDPQTTRSILDLLRDLNKRMGLTILLITHEMGVVKQICDSVAVLNAGKIVEKGYVTDLITKPESFLAQEVFPRRNGYQPKPGAVLATIAFAGEQASQPIFATLARNFDVDVNILSGSVETVGDRRVGQFHIELKGQKVTQALKYLHEEEFEVEVH; via the coding sequence ATGATCACATTTACCGATGTCCGCAAAGTTTACAACCAAGGAACACAAAAAGTTGTGGCGTTAGATGGCGTGAGTCTTCATGTTAAACCAGGGGAAATTTTTGGTGTTTTAGGTCAAAGTGGCGCTGGCAAAAGTACCTTAATTCGTTGTGTTAATCAACTAGAAAAACCTACATCTGGTTCAATTTTAGTTGATGGTCAGGAAATGACCAAACTTACTGGTGAGCAGTTACGCCGCGCCCGTCAACATATTGGTATGATTTTTCAACACTTCAATTTACTTAGTTGCCGAACTGTTGCAGAAAATATTGCTTTTCCTCTGGAGGTGATGGGTTATAGCAGACTCAAACGCCGCGCCAAAGTGGAAGAATTGATTTCACTTGTGGGGTTGCAAGGTAAGGCAGATGCTTATCCTGCACAGCTTTCTGGTGGACAAAAGCAACGGGTAGGTATTGCTAGGGCTTTGGCTGGAGAACCGAAAGTGCTACTGTCTGATGAGGCTACATCAGCACTTGATCCCCAAACTACAAGGTCAATTTTAGATTTATTGCGTGACTTGAATAAGCGTATGGGTTTGACAATTTTGTTAATTACTCATGAGATGGGTGTAGTTAAACAAATTTGCGATAGTGTTGCTGTACTCAATGCTGGCAAGATTGTGGAAAAGGGTTATGTTACCGATTTAATTACCAAGCCCGAATCATTTCTTGCCCAGGAAGTTTTTCCCCGTCGTAATGGTTATCAGCCAAAACCAGGCGCTGTGCTAGCGACGATCGCCTTTGCTGGAGAACAAGCCAGTCAACCAATTTTCGCTACCCTCGCCCGTAATTTTGATGTGGATGTGAATATTCTCAGTGGCAGTGTGGAGACAGTAGGCGATCGCCGAGTTGGTCAATTCCACATCGAATTAAAAGGTCAAAAAGTTACTCAAGCTTTGAAATACTTACATGAGGAAGAGTTTGAGGTAGAAGTCCATTAA
- a CDS encoding LLM class flavin-dependent oxidoreductase: MSEPRYGIWAPVGGNFGPLNAPDEPIDASYERTRSLVLEAEHLGYVTTLVAQHLANPRSLDLDQLETWTACAALAEATESIEIIAAIKPLLFHPAVLAKMALGIDAISQGRFAINLISAWFRPEMERTNIPFPPHDERYRYSGEWLQVVRALWSGERVHFEGEYFKIQDLSLRPFSIAQPYPRIYLGGASDPAQILAAQQADVYFINGQPIEDVRKVIKQVLSRPRLLPQPVRFGLSAFVIARPTDEEAQAELERLMALQKLEEQYKLSVAKGVDPEAAMFKLFAKNPAVGGNGGTAAGLVGSYDTVATRVAAFVDAGIDTFMLQFNPFVQEMTRFAQEVIPRVRHLQKVA; the protein is encoded by the coding sequence ATGTCAGAACCACGCTATGGTATATGGGCCCCTGTTGGCGGTAACTTTGGCCCCCTGAATGCGCCAGATGAACCGATTGATGCTAGTTATGAGCGCACGCGATCGCTAGTATTAGAAGCGGAGCATTTAGGATACGTTACCACCTTAGTAGCGCAGCATCTTGCTAACCCGCGTAGTTTAGATTTAGACCAGTTGGAAACCTGGACAGCTTGCGCAGCTTTGGCTGAGGCTACGGAAAGTATAGAGATTATTGCAGCCATTAAACCTTTACTATTTCATCCCGCCGTCTTAGCAAAGATGGCTTTGGGAATTGACGCTATCAGTCAGGGACGTTTTGCCATAAATCTTATTAGTGCTTGGTTTCGTCCAGAAATGGAGCGGACTAATATTCCCTTCCCTCCCCATGATGAACGTTATCGCTATTCTGGTGAATGGTTGCAGGTTGTCAGAGCCTTGTGGAGTGGTGAGCGAGTTCACTTTGAAGGTGAATATTTCAAAATTCAAGACTTGAGCCTGCGGCCTTTCTCTATCGCTCAACCCTATCCTCGAATTTATCTAGGAGGAGCATCCGACCCAGCGCAGATTTTAGCAGCTCAACAAGCTGATGTTTACTTCATCAACGGTCAACCGATTGAAGATGTACGCAAAGTAATTAAACAAGTTTTGAGCCGTCCTCGTCTCTTACCCCAACCAGTCCGCTTTGGCTTATCAGCCTTTGTTATTGCCCGTCCTACAGACGAAGAAGCACAAGCAGAATTAGAGCGGTTGATGGCACTGCAAAAGCTAGAAGAACAATATAAATTAAGTGTTGCCAAAGGTGTTGACCCAGAAGCGGCGATGTTTAAACTTTTTGCCAAAAATCCGGCTGTTGGTGGTAATGGTGGCACAGCAGCAGGCTTAGTAGGCAGTTACGATACTGTAGCCACTCGTGTTGCAGCTTTCGTTGATGCAGGTATCGATACTTTCATGCTGCAATTTAATCCTTTTGTCCAAGAGATGACACGCTTTGCCCAAGAAGTTATACCTCGTGTGCGACACTTACAAAAAGTTGCTTAA
- a CDS encoding 4Fe-4S binding protein — protein MIELVSHKLCINCNLCVQVCPTNVFDAVPDQPPAIARKEDCQTCFMCEAYCPADALYVAPESHTEIQVNEDELIASGIMGEYRRILGWGYGRKNNSEQDTAHKLRQLPRPYQS, from the coding sequence ATGATCGAGCTTGTTAGCCATAAACTCTGTATCAACTGCAATCTATGCGTTCAAGTTTGTCCTACTAACGTCTTTGATGCAGTTCCTGACCAACCACCTGCGATCGCTCGTAAGGAAGACTGTCAAACTTGTTTTATGTGTGAGGCATATTGTCCTGCGGATGCACTCTATGTTGCCCCTGAGTCTCATACAGAAATTCAAGTCAATGAGGATGAGTTAATTGCTAGTGGCATCATGGGCGAATATCGCCGCATTTTGGGTTGGGGATATGGCAGAAAAAATAATAGTGAACAGGATACTGCTCATAAATTGCGCCAACTACCACGACCTTATCAGAGTTAA
- a CDS encoding aliphatic sulfonate ABC transporter substrate-binding protein has translation MKLPILQKRRTILKRIVQYSTIGLFALSTSLVGGLMQSTQAQSKPKFTAKVINLAYQTSGDIVKVRKVVEPRFQALGVKVNWVGPFPAGPQLIEAMNAGKVDIGNVGETPPIFSQAAGITEVIYIAGRTPSRGENQGIVVRADSPIKKVADLKGKKVAFQRGSNAHYLLAKALQEVGLKIKDVQVVGLTPSEARDAFIQNKVEVWVASDPFLALVEKIIPIRNLRNAARINTLGGFYLGRRTFINQNPELVRVFLEEADKVGEWAEKNPTEVAKAFAPELKLEVPVLEKVARRRTFRLRRLSPSIIAEQQKVADFYFQDKIIPRKINIRDALLSSQLYEAITPKRLK, from the coding sequence ATGAAGCTACCGATTTTACAAAAGCGTCGCACAATTCTAAAGCGTATTGTCCAATATTCCACAATAGGATTGTTTGCACTATCAACTTCTTTAGTTGGTGGTTTAATGCAAAGCACTCAAGCACAATCAAAACCTAAATTTACTGCCAAAGTAATTAACTTGGCTTATCAAACTTCTGGAGATATCGTTAAAGTCAGAAAAGTAGTAGAGCCACGTTTTCAAGCTTTGGGTGTTAAAGTTAACTGGGTAGGGCCTTTCCCGGCTGGGCCACAACTGATAGAAGCAATGAATGCAGGAAAAGTTGATATTGGTAATGTGGGCGAAACACCACCAATATTTTCTCAAGCCGCAGGTATTACAGAGGTTATTTACATTGCTGGACGCACACCCAGCAGAGGCGAAAACCAAGGTATTGTTGTTAGGGCTGATTCTCCTATTAAAAAAGTAGCTGATCTCAAAGGTAAGAAGGTTGCTTTTCAAAGAGGGTCAAATGCACATTATCTACTAGCAAAAGCTCTACAAGAAGTAGGATTAAAAATTAAGGATGTACAAGTTGTTGGTTTAACTCCATCGGAAGCCCGTGATGCTTTTATTCAAAATAAAGTAGAAGTTTGGGTGGCTAGTGACCCATTTTTAGCTCTGGTAGAAAAAATTATTCCCATCCGTAACTTGAGAAATGCAGCAAGAATTAACACTCTCGGCGGATTTTATTTAGGAAGGCGTACATTTATAAATCAAAATCCTGAATTAGTAAGAGTGTTTTTAGAAGAAGCAGACAAGGTGGGCGAATGGGCAGAGAAAAATCCTACTGAAGTTGCCAAAGCTTTTGCCCCTGAATTGAAATTAGAAGTACCAGTTTTAGAAAAAGTGGCGCGGCGACGCACATTTAGATTAAGAAGATTATCACCTTCCATAATTGCTGAACAACAAAAGGTAGCTGATTTCTATTTTCAAGATAAAATCATTCCTCGCAAGATAAACATTAGGGATGCACTTCTTTCTTCTCAACTATATGAGGCTATTACACCCAAGCGCCTGAAATAA
- a CDS encoding MetQ/NlpA family ABC transporter substrate-binding protein: MFYIKRNRRYFLLATGSAIASVLFTSCTSKQNSSTGQLVSQSTIQTAKAKLLKVGSRNTTTEDVLKFIKTEIAPSYGFDFEIVPIADSVKINDALKNGEIDANVFQHEPFMKQAAKRLSADFVMLNRSYTTLSGLYSKRLKIKSVGEIPVGVTIAISNDDSNQDRALKFLKHIDLINLKDKSSEYYSVKDVLPHPKKLQIKELDNYAIVRALDDLDLAVTSASFLVQAKVSLTPIVIDEVGMANKNYAVGLATMKDKVNDPNIQKLNQLLVDPKLKDFINTKFKGTIAPVF; this comes from the coding sequence ATGTTTTATATAAAAAGAAATCGGCGCTATTTTCTCTTAGCAACAGGGTCGGCGATCGCATCTGTTTTATTTACCAGTTGTACATCAAAACAAAACTCATCAACTGGTCAATTAGTTAGCCAATCAACTATCCAAACCGCTAAGGCAAAATTACTCAAAGTAGGTTCTCGAAATACTACCACAGAGGATGTTTTAAAATTCATTAAAACTGAAATAGCTCCTAGCTACGGCTTTGATTTTGAAATTGTCCCCATCGCTGATTCCGTAAAAATTAACGATGCTCTTAAAAATGGAGAAATTGACGCTAATGTTTTCCAACATGAACCATTCATGAAGCAAGCAGCCAAGCGGCTCAGTGCAGATTTTGTCATGCTCAATCGCAGTTATACTACCTTAAGTGGACTCTATTCAAAACGATTAAAAATTAAATCTGTAGGAGAAATTCCTGTAGGAGTGACTATTGCTATTTCTAATGATGACAGTAATCAAGACCGCGCTTTAAAATTCCTCAAACACATCGACTTAATTAATTTAAAAGATAAATCTAGTGAGTATTACAGCGTCAAAGATGTCCTCCCCCATCCGAAAAAACTTCAAATTAAAGAATTAGATAACTACGCCATAGTCAGAGCATTGGACGATTTAGATTTAGCCGTGACATCTGCATCTTTTCTTGTTCAAGCTAAAGTGTCTCTCACCCCCATTGTCATAGACGAGGTTGGCATGGCTAACAAGAACTATGCAGTTGGTTTAGCAACTATGAAAGATAAAGTAAATGACCCCAACATCCAAAAACTCAATCAATTGCTTGTCGATCCCAAACTAAAAGATTTCATTAATACTAAATTTAAAGGCACAATTGCCCCCGTGTTCTAA
- a CDS encoding dolichyl-phosphate-mannose--protein mannosyltransferase, producing MNISWFRLGMASIFLLSVTLRFWGLSRFNTLVFDEVHFATFANNYLIHKTFFENHPPLGKYFIAVGIWLSQWLPFGHSESNTLAGSALTPFSYRWMNALMGSFIPLIVAGIAYELTKRRSYTFIAGLFAALDGLFLVESRYALINVYLVMFGLLGQWLFLLALERDSKKSEIFLSLAGVCFGASFAVKWSGLAFLLATYLLWFAAKIIDYTQIQWQKQSDPNLSKNDSLSLEPHKFRKAPIEKLAELSVMNIVLKLLVLPFIVYSINWIPHIQLNTNMNMWEWQKYLYLSQKSVGANVHPYCSPWYSWLLMRRPVGYYFQTANIAGDGLNQVPQEIYYDVHGIGNPILWWLSTGAIAFIFVLILQKLVILNSHLISRSQKILLVRNQKFWILLYLSVNFTANLLPWLSITRCTFLYHYMGASVFSVLALGWFIDRYLRYRRLIYQLVAFFTIAFIIIAFCYWLPIYLGLPLSPVEFQSRMLLRSWY from the coding sequence ATGAATATTTCTTGGTTCAGGCTGGGTATGGCTAGTATATTTTTATTGTCAGTCACTTTACGTTTTTGGGGACTTAGCCGCTTTAATACTTTAGTTTTTGACGAAGTTCACTTTGCTACCTTTGCCAACAACTATTTAATCCACAAAACGTTCTTTGAGAACCACCCACCACTAGGTAAGTATTTTATTGCTGTTGGCATTTGGTTAAGTCAGTGGCTTCCTTTCGGACATAGTGAGTCAAATACCCTAGCAGGTTCAGCACTGACACCATTTAGCTATAGATGGATGAATGCTTTGATGGGATCATTTATTCCTCTAATTGTGGCTGGTATAGCTTATGAATTAACTAAACGCCGCTCTTATACATTTATAGCTGGATTATTTGCTGCTTTAGATGGGCTATTTTTAGTAGAGTCTCGGTATGCCTTAATTAATGTCTACTTAGTTATGTTTGGCTTACTAGGACAGTGGCTTTTTTTGCTAGCCTTAGAGCGAGATTCTAAAAAATCAGAAATATTTTTATCTCTAGCAGGTGTTTGTTTTGGCGCTTCCTTTGCTGTCAAATGGAGCGGTTTAGCTTTTCTTCTCGCTACTTATTTATTATGGTTCGCAGCTAAAATTATTGATTATACACAAATTCAATGGCAAAAACAGTCTGACCCTAATTTATCAAAAAATGATTCTCTATCATTAGAACCACATAAGTTCAGAAAAGCCCCCATCGAAAAGCTAGCAGAACTTAGTGTTATGAATATAGTTCTTAAACTGTTAGTATTGCCTTTCATTGTTTATAGTATTAATTGGATTCCTCACATCCAATTAAATACCAACATGAATATGTGGGAATGGCAGAAATATTTGTACCTATCTCAAAAAAGTGTTGGTGCAAATGTTCACCCCTACTGCTCTCCTTGGTATAGCTGGTTATTGATGCGCCGACCTGTGGGCTACTATTTTCAGACTGCAAACATCGCAGGGGACGGATTAAATCAAGTACCTCAGGAAATTTATTATGATGTTCATGGCATCGGTAATCCGATTTTATGGTGGTTATCGACGGGTGCGATCGCTTTCATATTCGTATTAATTCTGCAAAAATTAGTAATCCTTAATTCTCATTTAATTTCTCGTTCTCAAAAAATTTTATTAGTCAGAAATCAGAAATTTTGGATTCTACTTTATTTATCGGTTAACTTTACAGCTAACCTTTTACCTTGGCTCTCAATCACTCGCTGCACCTTTCTCTATCATTATATGGGGGCTTCGGTTTTCTCTGTTTTAGCCCTTGGTTGGTTCATTGATCGTTATTTGCGCTATCGTCGCTTAATTTATCAACTAGTTGCTTTCTTTACCATTGCTTTTATTATCATCGCCTTTTGCTATTGGTTGCCTATTTATCTAGGACTACCTTTATCACCAGTAGAATTTCAATCCCGCATGTTGTTGCGTTCTTGGTATTAA
- a CDS encoding FAD-dependent oxidoreductase has protein sequence MVTTYREDELQLTADVLVIGGGPAAAWAAWAAAAQGVKVIIADKGFLGTSGAAAASGNGIMAPSPENWEKVLQERYRVGKNLANLRWIERVIEKTWLSLPLVESWGYRFPKENGESVRQSYYGPEYMRVMRKNLLRVGVQILDQSPALELLLADDGSVAGARGIQRQHHRAYTVRASAVVMANGGCAFLSKALGCNTNTGDGMLMAVEAGGELSSMEASNHYAISTAFNATVTRGVPFGWASYSDEAGNDLGGYLNGRRDPAFLPNALMKAPVYARLDKATPEVKAVIEKSHFIAFLPYKKAGIDPYTERVPVTLVLEGTVRGTGGIRIIDETCATKVPGLYAAGDAASREFLAGLASGGGGPNAAWAISTGQWAGEGAAAFAKSLGAHANERVARPTGQVGLRSSSSSSKTYDNEAIVRGVQAQMFPLEKNYLRSEQGLLDSLAKLESLWQQVKEKPKQDTVRDVEFSRRSAALTAVARWAYFSALHRKESRSEHIRVDYPETDPNQRYYQATGGLDKLWVRRDWITETIATPPVLTTQTAPSVSKS, from the coding sequence TTGGTCACAACTTATAGAGAAGATGAACTACAACTGACTGCCGATGTGTTGGTAATTGGTGGTGGCCCTGCTGCCGCTTGGGCAGCTTGGGCAGCCGCAGCACAAGGTGTCAAAGTCATCATTGCTGATAAAGGTTTTTTAGGCACAAGTGGTGCTGCTGCCGCTAGTGGTAATGGCATCATGGCTCCTTCTCCAGAGAATTGGGAAAAAGTTCTACAAGAGCGTTATCGTGTAGGTAAAAACCTCGCTAACTTACGTTGGATTGAGCGGGTTATTGAGAAAACTTGGCTGAGTTTGCCGTTAGTAGAAAGTTGGGGCTATCGTTTCCCTAAAGAAAATGGCGAATCTGTACGTCAGAGTTATTATGGCCCTGAATATATGCGGGTAATGCGCAAGAACCTCTTGCGTGTGGGTGTGCAGATTCTTGATCAAAGTCCAGCACTAGAGCTTTTATTAGCTGATGATGGTTCAGTAGCTGGAGCCAGAGGTATACAGAGGCAACATCATCGCGCCTATACTGTGCGTGCATCTGCGGTAGTCATGGCGAATGGTGGTTGTGCATTTTTGAGTAAAGCCTTGGGTTGCAATACCAACACAGGCGATGGCATGTTGATGGCTGTAGAAGCTGGCGGCGAACTCTCCAGTATGGAAGCTTCTAATCACTATGCCATCTCCACCGCTTTCAATGCGACTGTGACGAGAGGTGTTCCTTTTGGCTGGGCTAGTTATAGCGATGAAGCAGGGAATGATTTAGGTGGTTATCTCAATGGTCGTCGTGACCCCGCGTTCCTGCCTAATGCCTTGATGAAAGCCCCCGTTTATGCTCGTCTGGATAAAGCCACGCCAGAGGTTAAGGCAGTGATCGAAAAGTCTCACTTCATCGCTTTCTTACCTTATAAAAAAGCTGGTATTGACCCCTACACAGAACGAGTACCTGTAACCCTAGTTTTGGAAGGCACAGTCCGGGGTACAGGAGGGATTCGGATTATCGATGAAACTTGTGCCACCAAGGTTCCTGGTTTGTATGCTGCTGGTGATGCAGCATCGCGGGAGTTTCTAGCGGGTTTAGCTTCTGGGGGTGGCGGCCCCAATGCTGCCTGGGCAATCTCCACAGGGCAGTGGGCTGGAGAAGGCGCAGCAGCCTTTGCTAAGAGTTTAGGCGCTCATGCTAATGAACGGGTTGCCCGTCCTACTGGTCAGGTGGGATTGCGTTCTTCCTCTTCTTCCTCAAAAACATACGATAATGAAGCGATTGTACGCGGTGTACAAGCGCAGATGTTCCCGCTGGAGAAGAATTACTTGCGTTCTGAACAAGGACTTTTGGACTCCCTCGCCAAATTAGAAAGTCTGTGGCAGCAAGTAAAAGAGAAGCCAAAACAAGACACGGTGCGCGATGTGGAATTTTCTCGCCGCTCGGCAGCGTTGACGGCTGTAGCACGATGGGCATATTTTAGCGCCTTACATCGAAAAGAAAGCCGCAGCGAACATATCCGCGTGGACTATCCTGAAACTGACCCGAATCAGCGTTATTACCAAGCTACTGGCGGTTTAGATAAGTTGTGGGTAAGACGCGATTGGATTACGGAAACCATTGCTACACCACCAGTCTTAACCACCCAAACCGCACCCTCTGTATCCAAGTCCTAG
- a CDS encoding LLM class flavin-dependent oxidoreductase — MSEPRYGIWIPVYGNCGAMNHPLEPRDASYSRAKNLIRLAERCGFTTTLIAQHIINPRNQELDQLETWTAAAALAEATSSIEIIAAVKPLLFHPAVLAKMALGIDAISSGRFAINLVSAWFRPEMEKPGINFLSHDERYRYSNEWIRVVKALWSGEKVNFQGDYFQINDLKLSPAPIAKPHPRVYVGGESEPAHELAAKEAHTFFLNGRPIEVIRETIAQVTQKARYRSQPLGFAMSAFVIARPTDQEAEAEYQNLRAMVLAQDDRSELLKGVDSEVVMFKNMAKYPGVGSNGGTAAGLVGSYETVAHRIAEFTKIGVGTFMLQFQPFASEMERFSTEIIPRVQALTVENEAIASLKK, encoded by the coding sequence ATGTCTGAGCCACGCTACGGCATTTGGATACCTGTCTACGGCAACTGCGGCGCGATGAACCATCCTCTTGAACCTCGTGATGCTAGTTACTCACGAGCCAAGAATTTGATTCGGTTGGCTGAAAGGTGCGGATTTACCACAACTTTAATAGCGCAACATATCATCAATCCCAGGAACCAAGAACTTGACCAGTTAGAAACCTGGACAGCAGCAGCAGCACTTGCAGAGGCAACAAGCTCTATCGAAATTATTGCAGCTGTCAAACCTTTATTGTTTCATCCAGCCGTCTTAGCCAAGATGGCTTTAGGTATCGATGCAATTAGTAGTGGACGTTTTGCAATTAACTTAGTCAGTGCTTGGTTTAGACCAGAGATGGAAAAACCAGGGATCAACTTCCTATCTCACGATGAACGTTATCGATATTCTAATGAATGGATTAGGGTAGTAAAAGCCTTATGGAGTGGAGAAAAAGTTAACTTCCAAGGCGATTATTTTCAAATTAATGATTTGAAGTTGAGTCCAGCACCCATAGCCAAACCACATCCGCGTGTATATGTAGGTGGGGAGTCAGAACCAGCGCATGAACTAGCGGCTAAAGAAGCGCATACATTTTTCCTGAATGGTCGTCCGATTGAAGTCATTCGGGAAACTATTGCTCAGGTAACACAAAAAGCTCGCTATCGTTCCCAACCTCTAGGCTTTGCTATGTCAGCTTTTGTGATTGCTCGACCCACAGACCAAGAGGCGGAAGCAGAATATCAAAACCTCAGAGCAATGGTACTAGCACAAGATGATCGCTCAGAACTACTCAAAGGAGTAGATTCAGAAGTCGTCATGTTTAAAAATATGGCTAAATACCCTGGTGTTGGTAGCAACGGTGGTACGGCTGCTGGCTTAGTTGGTAGTTATGAGACAGTAGCTCATCGCATTGCTGAATTTACCAAGATAGGAGTTGGTACATTTATGCTGCAATTCCAACCCTTTGCTTCAGAAATGGAACGCTTTTCTACTGAGATTATACCCAGAGTACAGGCGTTAACGGTAGAAAATGAAGCGATCGCTAGTTTGAAAAAGTAA